A window of the Deltaproteobacteria bacterium genome harbors these coding sequences:
- the nadC gene encoding carboxylating nicotinate-nucleotide diphosphorylase — MPDHSHHAHEEIVRRAIAEDLGAGDITTDPIVPPGRSAAAEMIAKEDFVLAGINVAREVFRQIDPALRFEPLFDDGSFITPGSAVAVINGSAAPILRGERVALNFLQHLSGVATVTAAFVRRVEGLAVSILETRKTLPGLRALEKYAVRVGGGTNHRMGLYDAVLIKDNHIAVAGGISAAVESVRKAHPDLAPVEVEVTDLEEVREALDAGADIILLDNMDPGTLRAAVNMVRGRALTEASGNITLENVRAVAETGVDRISVGALTHSVRAVDISLKISL, encoded by the coding sequence ATGCCGGATCATTCCCACCATGCACATGAAGAGATCGTCCGCCGGGCCATCGCCGAAGACCTTGGCGCAGGCGATATCACGACCGATCCGATCGTCCCGCCCGGCCGGAGTGCCGCGGCCGAGATGATCGCAAAAGAAGATTTCGTCCTGGCCGGGATCAATGTCGCCCGGGAGGTCTTCCGGCAGATCGACCCCGCCCTGCGCTTTGAGCCCCTCTTTGATGACGGAAGTTTCATTACCCCCGGGAGCGCCGTTGCCGTGATCAACGGATCCGCCGCCCCGATCCTCAGGGGGGAGCGGGTGGCGCTGAACTTCCTGCAGCATCTCTCCGGCGTGGCCACGGTCACCGCCGCCTTCGTCCGCAGGGTGGAAGGGCTTGCCGTTTCGATCCTGGAGACCCGGAAGACCCTCCCCGGCCTGCGGGCGCTGGAGAAGTACGCCGTCCGGGTGGGAGGCGGAACGAACCACCGGATGGGGCTTTACGACGCCGTGCTTATAAAGGACAATCATATCGCCGTCGCAGGCGGGATTTCCGCCGCCGTGGAGAGTGTCAGGAAGGCGCATCCGGATCTTGCTCCCGTGGAAGTGGAGGTGACCGATCTTGAAGAGGTGCGGGAGGCCCTGGACGCCGGGGCCGATATCATTCTCCTGGACAACATGGATCCCGGCACCCTCCGGGCGGCGGTGAACATGGTCCGCGGACGGGCACTGACCGAGGCTTCGGGCAATATCACCCTCGAAAACGTCCGGGCCGTGGCGGAGACCGGCGTCGACCGGATCTCCGTGGGGGCGCTGACCCATTCGGTGCGGGCCGTCGATATCTCGCTGAAGATCTCCTTATGA
- a CDS encoding type III pantothenate kinase translates to MMLLALDVGNTHTVLGLFEGAGLRKRWRIRTARGGTADEYGVVIRDLLRYEMKGSLSSMVVASVVPSLDSVLREMARVCFDLDPVFVTAENIPGIPVLYREPKDVGADRVVNALAALAEEKPPLIIVDFGTAITFDVINEKGEYVGGSILPGIGISLAALYREAARLSPVDLVPPEGPVGRSTEESIRSGVLFGYASLVEGMVERISKEMKEAPTVIATGGFAPLMARVTEGIGRVDTDLTLKGLRLAWDRIKETS, encoded by the coding sequence ATGATGCTTCTTGCCCTCGATGTCGGAAACACCCATACGGTTCTCGGCCTTTTCGAGGGGGCCGGCCTTCGGAAGCGATGGCGGATCCGGACGGCAAGAGGCGGTACGGCCGATGAGTACGGCGTGGTGATCCGGGATCTCCTGCGGTATGAAATGAAGGGGTCTCTTTCGAGCATGGTTGTCGCCAGTGTCGTCCCTTCTCTCGATTCCGTTCTCCGGGAGATGGCCCGGGTCTGTTTCGATCTCGATCCGGTCTTTGTCACAGCGGAAAATATCCCCGGTATTCCGGTTCTTTACCGGGAGCCGAAGGATGTCGGCGCCGACCGTGTGGTGAACGCCCTGGCGGCCCTGGCGGAGGAGAAGCCGCCTCTCATTATCGTCGATTTCGGGACGGCGATCACCTTCGATGTGATCAATGAAAAGGGGGAGTATGTGGGCGGATCCATCCTGCCGGGAATCGGGATCTCCCTTGCCGCCCTCTACCGCGAGGCGGCCCGTCTTTCCCCCGTCGATCTTGTCCCTCCCGAAGGTCCGGTCGGCCGGAGTACCGAGGAGTCGATCCGGTCGGGCGTCCTCTTCGGTTATGCAAGCCTGGTCGAGGGGATGGTGGAACGGATCTCGAAGGAGATGAAAGAGGCCCCGACGGTCATCGCCACCGGCGGCTTTGCCCCCCTCATGGCCAGGGTGACGGAAGGGATCGGCCGGGTCGATACCGACCTGACCCTGAAGGGGCTCAGGCTTGCCTGGGATCGGATTAAAGAGACTTCATGA
- a CDS encoding DUF1015 domain-containing protein: protein MAVIEPFRGLRYNPDKVGDPNRVMAPPYDIISGKEQEELYAKHPCNVIRLELGRTTSADTEQDNRYTRSAADLRKWFEEGVLLREEKPVLYSYFMDYKTAEGKQKILKGFLSRVLLEDLDSGVVLPHENTLSGPKADRLQLMEATHANFSPIFSLYSNPGMEAIEILDGSARKSPCIDVTDGDGVRHRVWTVDSKEEIDKIRRVLADLPLFIADGHHRYETALNFRNMMRKITGKTDGRQGFDYVMMYFSNMEEGGLTIYPTHRLVDHLINFNLPSYLEQVAAHFDVRPYSYLEKKKFLRELNAVGKERHAFGLYTGESDDLFLLVLKNMDGIRPLFGGKLSSVLQELDVTILHTILLDRLLGIGEKELKAQSHVRYVKEIEDALHTVNDGDAQLAFLLNGTRVNQLREVSLRGEKMPQKSTYFYPKLLTGLVLNSLDD, encoded by the coding sequence ATGGCAGTGATTGAACCCTTTCGGGGCCTCCGTTACAACCCTGACAAAGTGGGGGATCCGAACCGGGTCATGGCCCCTCCCTACGACATCATCTCCGGAAAGGAGCAGGAAGAACTTTATGCAAAACACCCCTGTAACGTAATCCGCCTGGAGCTCGGGCGCACAACTTCCGCCGATACGGAGCAGGATAACCGTTATACACGTTCGGCAGCAGATCTCCGGAAATGGTTCGAAGAGGGGGTGCTTCTCCGGGAAGAAAAACCCGTCCTGTACAGTTACTTCATGGATTACAAAACGGCTGAAGGAAAGCAAAAAATCCTGAAGGGATTTCTTTCCCGTGTGCTTCTTGAAGACCTCGATTCAGGCGTCGTCCTGCCTCATGAAAACACCCTCTCCGGTCCGAAGGCCGACCGGCTGCAACTGATGGAGGCCACACACGCCAACTTTTCCCCCATCTTCTCCCTCTATTCCAACCCCGGCATGGAAGCCATAGAAATCTTAGACGGTTCGGCCCGGAAGAGCCCCTGTATCGATGTGACCGATGGAGACGGCGTCCGCCACCGGGTCTGGACCGTCGATTCAAAAGAAGAGATCGACAAAATCCGGCGGGTCCTGGCCGACCTTCCCCTCTTCATCGCCGACGGCCATCACCGTTACGAGACCGCCCTCAATTTCAGGAACATGATGCGGAAAATCACGGGGAAGACCGATGGAAGACAAGGGTTCGACTACGTCATGATGTACTTTTCCAACATGGAGGAGGGAGGACTGACCATCTATCCGACACATCGGCTCGTCGACCATCTCATAAACTTCAATCTCCCCTCGTATCTGGAGCAAGTCGCCGCCCACTTCGATGTACGCCCCTACTCCTACCTGGAAAAGAAAAAGTTTCTCCGGGAGCTGAACGCCGTGGGCAAAGAACGTCATGCCTTCGGCCTTTACACCGGGGAGAGTGATGATCTCTTTCTGCTCGTTCTGAAAAACATGGACGGAATCCGTCCTCTCTTCGGCGGGAAGCTATCCTCCGTCCTGCAGGAACTGGATGTCACCATCCTCCACACGATCCTCCTTGACCGCCTGCTCGGCATCGGGGAAAAGGAACTGAAAGCCCAATCCCATGTCCGTTACGTCAAAGAGATCGAGGACGCACTGCATACCGTAAATGACGGGGATGCTCAACTGGCCTTTCTCCTGAACGGGACCCGGGTTAACCAGTTGCGCGAGGTTTCTCTGCGGGGGGAAAAGATGCCGCAGAAATCGACCTATTTCTACCCCAAGCTGCTGACGGGACTGGTCCTGAACAGTCTGGACGATTAG
- a CDS encoding carboxymuconolactone decarboxylase family protein, with product MSHIPAPYKRFQQDYPEVNRAYSDFARACHEAGPLDERSRRLVKLGIAVGLCSDGAVKSHARRALSIGISADEIRHAVLLGMSTTGFPRSIAALEWVEEVISAQQG from the coding sequence ATGTCTCATATACCCGCACCTTACAAACGTTTTCAGCAGGATTATCCCGAGGTCAACCGTGCCTACTCCGACTTTGCCCGGGCCTGCCATGAGGCGGGGCCCCTTGATGAAAGGTCACGCCGTCTCGTCAAGTTGGGCATCGCCGTGGGACTTTGTTCCGACGGCGCCGTAAAGTCCCATGCCCGCAGGGCACTCTCCATCGGTATTTCTGCTGATGAAATCCGTCATGCCGTTCTTCTGGGGATGTCCACCACCGGTTTTCCCCGGAGTATTGCCGCCCTGGAGTGGGTGGAAGAGGTCATCTCGGCGCAACAGGGGTAA
- a CDS encoding valine--tRNA ligase, which translates to MNPLEKVYDPAGTEEKWYARWTEKGYFRGGLDNGRPYYSIVIPPPNVTGSLHMGHALNNTLQDILVRWKRMDGVNTLWMPGTDHAGIATQNVVERDLASEGRNRHELGRDKFIERVWKWRKEYGGVIINQLKRLGSSCDWSRERFTMDEGLSRAVREVFVRLYEEGLIYRDNYITNWCPRCHTALSDVEVEHEDTDGHLYHIRYPLKGREGFLTVATTRPETMLGDTAVAVHPEDGRYLALHGEKAVLPILEREIPVIADTYVDREFGTGVVKITPAHDPNDFEVGLRHDLPQISVMDRDARMNGAAGKYAGMDRYECRRALLDDLEKAGLVEKIEPHGHAVGHCYRCKTVVEPILSLQWFVRMKELAAPAIAAVEEGRIRFIPKGWENTYFEWMRNIRDWCISRQIWWGHRIPAWICDDCGGITVDRTDPDLCAHCRSPNIKQETDVLDTWFSSALWPFSTLGWPDDTPELRNYYPTSVLITGFDIIFFWVARMIMMGLRFMGEVPFRDVYIHALVRDAQGQKMSKSKGNVIDPLIMIDKFGTDAFRFTLTAFAAQGRDVRLSEERIQGYRNFTNKIWNASRFALMNLAGYDPECERGAPEPADRWIQSRLNRAVAGVREALDAYKFNEAASILYRFFWHEFCDWYIELVKDRLYGDDPDARRTAQCCLVETLHESLRLLHPFMPFITEEIYQHLPVHGESIMVDAYPVSDPSRDDSGAEEEMELVMEAVTLIRNVRGEMNIAPGKPLDPLIRVRDEETVGILLRHERSILSLGRCATVRVGTGVTRPPSSATAVGDRMEVFVPLEGVIDLEAERARLMKNLAKVEKDLAAVNRKLANESFTGKAPAAVVEKERARREELMTKERKINAGLSALE; encoded by the coding sequence ATAAACCCCCTGGAGAAGGTCTACGATCCTGCCGGGACGGAGGAGAAATGGTATGCCCGCTGGACGGAGAAGGGGTATTTCAGGGGGGGGCTTGATAACGGCAGGCCCTATTATTCGATCGTGATCCCGCCCCCCAACGTGACCGGTTCCCTCCACATGGGGCATGCCCTGAACAACACCCTGCAGGATATCCTGGTCCGCTGGAAACGGATGGACGGGGTCAACACCCTCTGGATGCCCGGCACCGACCATGCCGGGATCGCCACGCAGAACGTGGTGGAACGGGACCTCGCATCGGAAGGACGGAACCGTCACGAACTGGGCCGTGACAAGTTCATCGAGCGGGTCTGGAAGTGGCGGAAGGAGTACGGCGGGGTCATCATAAACCAGCTCAAACGCCTCGGCTCCTCCTGCGACTGGAGCCGGGAGCGGTTCACCATGGACGAGGGGCTCTCCCGGGCGGTGCGGGAGGTCTTCGTCCGGCTCTACGAAGAAGGGCTGATCTACCGGGACAACTACATCACCAACTGGTGTCCCCGCTGCCATACGGCCCTCTCCGATGTCGAGGTCGAGCATGAGGATACCGACGGGCACCTCTACCACATCCGTTACCCCCTGAAGGGGCGCGAGGGGTTCCTGACCGTCGCGACGACCCGGCCCGAGACCATGCTCGGGGACACGGCCGTGGCCGTCCATCCGGAAGACGGGCGTTACCTGGCCCTTCATGGCGAAAAGGCCGTCCTGCCGATCCTGGAACGGGAGATCCCGGTGATCGCCGACACCTACGTGGACCGGGAATTCGGGACGGGGGTCGTGAAGATCACCCCGGCCCACGATCCGAACGATTTCGAGGTCGGCCTTCGTCACGATCTCCCGCAGATCAGCGTGATGGACCGGGATGCCCGGATGAACGGGGCGGCCGGGAAATATGCCGGGATGGACCGTTACGAGTGCCGCCGGGCGCTCCTTGACGATCTCGAGAAAGCCGGGCTTGTCGAGAAGATCGAGCCGCACGGCCATGCCGTGGGTCACTGTTACCGCTGCAAGACCGTCGTCGAGCCTATACTTTCGCTCCAGTGGTTCGTCCGGATGAAGGAACTCGCGGCGCCGGCCATTGCCGCCGTGGAGGAGGGGAGGATCCGCTTCATCCCGAAGGGGTGGGAGAACACCTATTTCGAATGGATGCGCAACATCCGGGACTGGTGCATCTCCCGGCAGATCTGGTGGGGGCACCGGATCCCGGCCTGGATCTGTGACGATTGCGGCGGGATCACCGTGGACCGTACCGACCCGGACCTCTGTGCCCATTGCCGAAGCCCGAACATCAAGCAGGAAACGGACGTCCTCGATACATGGTTCTCTTCGGCGCTGTGGCCCTTCTCCACCCTCGGCTGGCCCGACGATACGCCGGAATTGCGGAATTACTACCCGACCTCTGTCCTGATCACCGGTTTCGATATCATCTTCTTCTGGGTTGCCCGGATGATCATGATGGGGCTCAGGTTCATGGGGGAGGTCCCCTTCCGGGATGTCTACATCCACGCACTCGTGCGGGACGCCCAGGGGCAGAAGATGTCGAAGTCGAAGGGGAACGTCATAGATCCGCTCATCATGATCGACAAGTTCGGTACCGACGCCTTCCGTTTCACCCTGACCGCCTTTGCCGCCCAGGGAAGGGACGTCCGCCTCTCCGAGGAGCGGATCCAGGGATACCGGAATTTCACCAACAAGATCTGGAATGCCTCCCGTTTCGCCCTCATGAACCTGGCCGGTTACGATCCGGAGTGCGAAAGGGGAGCGCCCGAACCGGCCGACCGGTGGATCCAAAGCCGCCTGAACCGCGCCGTTGCCGGGGTCCGGGAGGCGCTTGATGCCTATAAATTCAACGAAGCGGCCTCCATACTCTACCGGTTTTTCTGGCACGAGTTCTGCGACTGGTACATTGAACTGGTCAAGGACCGCCTCTACGGGGACGATCCGGATGCCCGGCGGACGGCGCAGTGCTGCCTCGTCGAGACCCTGCACGAGAGTCTGCGGCTACTCCATCCTTTCATGCCCTTCATCACCGAGGAGATCTACCAGCACCTTCCCGTTCACGGTGAGAGCATCATGGTCGACGCCTATCCCGTTTCCGACCCGTCCCGGGATGATTCCGGGGCGGAAGAGGAGATGGAACTCGTCATGGAGGCGGTCACGCTGATCCGGAATGTCCGGGGGGAGATGAACATCGCGCCCGGCAAACCCCTCGACCCGCTGATCCGGGTCCGGGATGAAGAGACCGTCGGGATCCTGCTTCGTCACGAGCGGTCGATCCTCTCCCTGGGCCGGTGTGCAACGGTGCGTGTCGGAACCGGCGTGACCCGTCCCCCCTCGTCGGCCACGGCCGTCGGGGACAGGATGGAGGTCTTCGTCCCCCTCGAAGGGGTCATTGACCTCGAGGCGGAGAGGGCGCGCCTGATGAAGAACCTGGCCAAAGTCGAAAAGGATCTTGCCGCCGTCAACCGGAAGCTTGCCAACGAATCCTTTACCGGCAAGGCGCCGGCCGCGGTGGTGGAGAAGGAACGGGCCAGGCGGGAAGAGCTCATGACCAAGGAACGGAAGATAAATGCCGGTCTGTCCGCCCTCGAATAG
- a CDS encoding DUF4013 domain-containing protein, with the protein MTMIDLSKELNRPKEDAGWIVKVGIGTFSSLALQKWYLLPLTFFATGYLYRRFSDTFHRKDGDRLPEWEDWKGLFLNGLIIFLIVAGYLILPQFCYEISGSVLAGGVLAKIVAMAFFAVTAFLFVAAFFFIPMGIAQYSRHEKISSAFYIREIWDRIMNVGDDYFKITLLSIVAIILFAVIRGIIPYLGPLLAAAAGFYISLVLTALFGEVCRSAYEERESAEPETLETQDAP; encoded by the coding sequence ATGACGATGATCGATCTCTCCAAGGAGTTGAACCGTCCGAAAGAAGACGCCGGCTGGATTGTCAAGGTGGGAATCGGAACGTTCTCCAGCCTGGCCCTGCAGAAATGGTACCTCCTGCCTCTCACCTTCTTTGCCACGGGATATCTCTACCGGCGCTTCTCCGACACCTTTCACCGGAAAGACGGCGATCGACTGCCCGAATGGGAGGACTGGAAGGGACTTTTCCTGAACGGGCTGATCATCTTTCTGATCGTTGCCGGGTACCTCATCCTCCCCCAATTCTGCTATGAAATTTCCGGATCGGTCCTGGCGGGAGGGGTCCTGGCCAAAATCGTGGCCATGGCCTTCTTCGCCGTCACGGCCTTTCTCTTTGTGGCCGCCTTCTTTTTTATCCCCATGGGAATCGCCCAGTATTCCCGCCATGAGAAGATCTCTTCCGCCTTCTACATCCGGGAGATCTGGGACCGGATCATGAACGTGGGAGACGACTACTTCAAGATCACCCTTCTGTCGATCGTGGCGATCATCCTCTTCGCCGTCATTCGGGGAATCATCCCCTACCTCGGCCCGCTCCTCGCCGCCGCCGCAGGGTTCTACATCAGCCTGGTTCTGACGGCACTCTTCGGCGAGGTCTGCCGGAGTGCGTATGAGGAGAGGGAGAGCGCGGAACCGGAGACACTCGAAACTCAAGATGCACCATGA
- a CDS encoding biotin--[acetyl-CoA-carboxylase] ligase, giving the protein MNETAGGIMFPAGGFRAGLKTKIVGGRVLAFDTIGSTNDHLLALAREGAPEGIVVIAETQTEGRGRFGRGWSSPPGCNLYFSVLLRPSLSPASLPQITLVAAVSLCETLRETTDLDVRVKWPNDLVIGEKKICGILTEMTTRGKAAGAAVLGVGLNVNMEDALIPEGLRGIATSLCCEAGRRFDRSALLRRLLVSLDGDYRLFLREGFEPFRDRFAEHSSILGKEVRVEAAGRRMEGKAAGIDREGMLLVATEGGESIRVASGEISLLPVRLAGKADRGSLPSAGDG; this is encoded by the coding sequence ATGAATGAAACGGCAGGCGGCATCATGTTCCCGGCCGGCGGATTCCGGGCAGGTCTGAAGACGAAGATCGTCGGAGGACGGGTCCTCGCATTCGATACCATCGGCTCCACCAATGATCACCTCCTCGCGCTGGCGCGGGAAGGCGCGCCGGAGGGGATCGTCGTTATCGCGGAGACCCAGACGGAAGGGCGGGGACGTTTCGGACGCGGCTGGTCATCCCCGCCGGGGTGCAACCTCTATTTCTCGGTTCTTCTCCGGCCTTCACTTTCCCCGGCGTCCCTGCCTCAGATCACGCTGGTTGCGGCCGTGTCGCTCTGCGAGACCCTGCGGGAGACGACGGATCTCGATGTGCGGGTCAAGTGGCCCAACGATCTTGTGATCGGCGAAAAGAAGATCTGCGGAATCCTGACGGAGATGACGACCCGGGGGAAAGCGGCCGGGGCGGCGGTCCTCGGTGTCGGGCTGAACGTCAATATGGAAGACGCGCTGATCCCTGAGGGATTACGGGGGATTGCGACCTCGCTCTGTTGCGAAGCCGGGCGGCGCTTCGACCGTTCGGCGCTGTTGCGGAGGCTTCTCGTGTCTCTCGACGGGGATTACCGCCTCTTTCTCCGGGAGGGGTTCGAACCCTTCCGGGACCGTTTTGCGGAACATTCCTCTATCCTGGGAAAAGAAGTGCGTGTTGAAGCCGCCGGACGGCGGATGGAGGGGAAGGCGGCCGGGATCGACCGGGAAGGGATGTTGCTGGTGGCAACAGAGGGAGGGGAAAGCATCCGGGTGGCATCCGGGGAGATTTCCCTATTGCCGGTCCGTCTCGCCGGGAAAGCGGACCGGGGGTCCCTGCCGTCCGCAGGGGATGGATAA
- a CDS encoding HD domain-containing protein has protein sequence MPEQAEKTLRNGIRDDALIRVVSETAVKEHISIFIVGGWIRDCLLGRHSDDYDFIVGGDAHSLAEAVARRVGGTSFSMGQEAPYTYRVVVDGKTLDFVSQGIPELTAELARRDFTVNTLTWSCGDERLFDPFNGLSDLLAKIIRMVSPDVFHADPLRMLRAVRLAAVLKGFRIDAETEKEIRRHPDALAGSAVERIREEIDRILLSGRAADGLEKLRSLGLLFVVFPELKPLSGLAQGPYHHLDALEHTFKVVASVDGLAGLCGTFSFPFELGREDRRVLAWSTLLHDLGKKVSSTIDASGVPHFYGHEKTGAEIVGAVTTRFSFPKRRAERIRRLVRYHVRGLGLVKDGFTDRALRRIIARLEEDLPLHVLLSLADRRAARGRNFGKMEQRTVALGQALLDLYAAKGEEVCSPPVLVTGDDVMNLLGVSPGPAIGAILSKIRALQVDGEIGTREEALAFLRNHLL, from the coding sequence ATGCCTGAACAAGCTGAAAAGACCTTGAGGAATGGCATCAGGGACGACGCATTGATCCGCGTGGTCTCTGAAACGGCTGTCAAAGAACACATCTCTATCTTTATTGTGGGCGGATGGATTCGTGATTGTCTTCTGGGGCGGCATTCGGACGATTATGACTTTATCGTTGGTGGGGATGCCCACTCTCTGGCAGAGGCTGTGGCCCGCCGTGTTGGGGGAACCTCCTTTTCCATGGGGCAGGAAGCGCCCTACACCTACCGTGTTGTGGTGGACGGGAAGACCCTGGATTTCGTTTCACAGGGGATCCCGGAGCTGACGGCGGAACTTGCCCGGCGGGATTTTACCGTCAATACCCTGACCTGGTCCTGTGGGGATGAGCGACTGTTTGATCCCTTCAACGGGCTTTCGGATCTTCTCGCTAAAATCATCCGGATGGTATCTCCGGATGTCTTTCATGCCGATCCCCTCCGGATGCTCCGGGCCGTCCGTTTGGCCGCGGTCCTGAAAGGTTTCCGGATTGATGCGGAGACGGAAAAGGAGATCCGGCGCCATCCCGACGCACTGGCCGGTTCCGCTGTCGAACGGATCCGGGAGGAGATCGACCGGATCCTCCTTTCGGGCCGGGCCGCGGACGGGCTCGAAAAGCTTCGCTCCCTCGGGCTGCTCTTTGTCGTCTTCCCGGAGCTGAAGCCCCTTTCCGGCCTGGCCCAGGGGCCGTATCATCATCTTGATGCGCTGGAACATACCTTTAAGGTTGTGGCATCCGTTGACGGACTTGCGGGGCTCTGCGGCACATTCTCTTTCCCTTTTGAACTGGGCCGGGAGGATCGACGGGTTCTCGCCTGGTCAACCCTCTTGCATGACCTGGGAAAAAAAGTCTCTTCTACGATCGATGCATCCGGCGTCCCCCATTTTTACGGTCATGAAAAAACCGGCGCCGAGATCGTCGGGGCGGTGACGACCCGTTTTTCCTTTCCGAAGAGAAGGGCGGAGAGGATACGTCGTCTGGTCCGTTATCATGTGCGGGGGCTGGGACTCGTAAAGGATGGATTTACCGACCGGGCACTGCGTCGGATCATCGCCCGTCTGGAAGAAGATCTCCCTCTTCATGTTCTTCTCTCCCTTGCCGACCGGCGGGCTGCGCGGGGCCGCAATTTCGGGAAAATGGAGCAGCGGACCGTTGCCCTCGGACAGGCCCTCCTTGATCTTTATGCGGCGAAAGGAGAGGAGGTCTGTTCCCCGCCGGTTCTGGTTACCGGCGATGACGTGATGAACTTGCTTGGGGTCTCTCCCGGTCCTGCCATTGGTGCGATCCTTTCGAAAATCCGTGCCCTGCAGGTTGACGGGGAGATCGGAACCCGGGAGGAGGCCCTGGCGTTTCTCCGGAATCATCTTCTCTGA